In a genomic window of Streptomyces pristinaespiralis:
- a CDS encoding non-ribosomal peptide synthetase has translation MLVPDDARLPLTAAQLGIWFAQARDPHSPVFNTGEYVELTGGLDADRFEAALRATVARTDALRLRFHTDAEGTVTQSVADDVPFTLHRVDVSAEDDPAAAADAWMRDVIARPLDVTCGRPLFTQALFTLGPGRHRWFQHVHHLLLDGYGFRLVAERVAAAYRAGAEAGDAEAGDTEPGIRDLLAAEADWRASDAYAQDRAHWLATPRHTPVTLAGTTAPAAPGALRRTASAGPEVLAGLDAVARAAETGRQVAFPAAVAAYVQWLTGERTVTLGMPVTARRTSAARRAPGTVANVPALHVEPRPAAPLAELVASVRDALEPLLRHQRYPYEEARRELGAVGERAYGPVVNVMPYGRALDFGGPAASVHPVSTGPVEDLKFSVYEEPDGSGARIDLEANAAVYGESETDAHLARFVRFLGAFAEAGPDTPLGRIHAAAPAAPAAAAPTTGGPALHTLFAARAAATPHAVAVSHDGDHLTYAQLDARANRLAHRLVEQGAGPERLVALTLPRSLDLVVALLAVLKSGAAYLPLDPDYPADRLAWMLEDAAPVLVLDPQAMTEDLAGYPDTAPRTAVDGAHPAYVIYTSGSTGRPKGVVIPHSNVVRLFTSTDHWFGFGPDDVWTLFHSYAFDFSVWEIWGALLHGGRLVVVPYHVSRSPGDFLDLLAREKVTVLNQTPTAFHQLDAADRARTAAPELALRYVVFGGEALDVARLADWYARRGTAARLVNMYGITETTVHVTHAPLGPGHAVPGTPSLLGGPIPDLTPRVLDAALRPVPPGFTGELYVAGAGLARGYLNRPALTAQRFPADPYGAPGTRMYRTGDLVRHLDDGTYAYLGRGDDQVKIRGFRIELGEIENVLATHPGVAQAAAVVREDRHGDLRLAAYAVPTPGTEPDVAGWRALLAGQLPAHSLPASFTLLAALPLTANGKLDRAALPAPQAPAPETADEPAPAADPGEAALRRIFADTLGTPRVGADSDFFTLGGHSLLAGRLIAAVRDTLGAEITIQDLFEAPTPAGLAARVRTAATGRPPLVPRDHGDGPRPTSYAQHRMWVLREVEGAAPTYNMPLALRLSGTLNRTALRAALYDVVVRHESLRTVYPRGEHGVTPRLLPPEQARPWVIESRVDDEQLPAALTAAAREPFNLDCQLPIRAHLFTLPGGDSVLLLLMHHVAGDGWSLRPLLGDLSTAYAARLAARAPDFPPLPVSYADFAVWQRELLGDEHDPDSLAARQLAHWESTLAGLPDQLELPADFPRPPVAEHRGGSVPLAVPPQLHARLDTFARAHGATCHMVLQAALAALLTRLGAGTDIPIGCPTASRPDSALDDLVGFFVNPVVLRADTSGDPTFTELLARVRATALAAYAHQDVPFDRVVERLQPERSAARHPLFQVVLSYQDFEARAHLKGLDVRREDVDFGVAKFDLTFNLVEHRGDGEEFAGIDGDLEYDTALYERATAEALTGRLLRLLDAVVTDPQAPVGSHDLLEEAEHARLAAFNDTARPVPRAGLAELFTAQARRTPDAVAVVGDDGTELTYAELDARSGALARRLAAAGAGRESAVAVLQQRSVHLVVSLLAVLKAGGFYVPLNTRYPADRMRLITADVKARVLLTDRATDTAHECRSWAGDADVLVVDELPTGGEPLPVVPAHPHQLAYVMYTSGSTGNPKGVAITHGDVAALAADTCWRTGNQQRVLLHSPYSFDTSQYELWVPLLSGGTVVVAPPGDLDTRALERAIVDGGVTGMWLTSGLFNLLAEESPHCFTGVREVWTGGDVVSPAAVARVLAASPSTMVADGYGPTETTTFATHHFMRAPWQQETTVPIGTPLDNTTCHVLDDRLRPVPPGVTGELYIGGSGLARGYLNRPELTAERFVADPYAPGGRMYRTGDLVRLRRDGVLTFLGRADHQVKVRGFRIELGEIESVLGAHPGIAQSAVLVREDRPGDKRLVAYVVPAPGATADATVLRRHVAAALPDYMVPAAFVPLDALPLTGNGKLDRRALPVPDFGAADSAGRAPRTPREELLAVLFAEVLGIEKVSIDDSFFDRGGDSIMVIQLVGRARRAGLLLNAAQIFEHKTVAQLAPVAETLADTTREEPAAVAATGDVPLTPIMHWLRERGGPVDAFSQTMAVTVPAGLDRERLVAALQTLIDHHDALRAVFSRDDADWTMRIEAPGTVDAADWVRHVDAAGLDEQALAALTTAEAAAARERLAPFAGRGGQAVWLDAGPHRPGRLLLTLHHLVVDGVSWRILLPDLKAAWEATAPGSAAPALPPVTTSFRAWAHHLEQQAGRPERAAELALWTGMLAAGSPPVTAQPLDGRLDTAATARGLTLTLDTTTTAALLTTAPAAFNGRVDDILLTAFALAVTDWRRRRGLGDSDAVLTDVEGHGREPGTSGAELSRTVGWFTSLYPVRLALGTLDAADALAGGPAAGTAVKRIKEALRQIPDGGIGHGLLRHLDPRTGRSLAALAPYGTPPLGFNYLGRFPAEGADGLWSAAPDAEAIGDGTDPRLPLAHAVEVNALTLDEPAGPRLKATWTFAGRLLDEPAVRDLGETWFRALNALVTHAERPEAGGITPSDLSLVQLSQDQIDQLEAAWKVSP, from the coding sequence GTGCTCGTTCCCGACGACGCGCGTCTGCCGCTGACGGCGGCCCAGCTCGGCATCTGGTTCGCGCAGGCGCGGGACCCGCACAGTCCCGTCTTCAACACCGGCGAATACGTCGAACTCACCGGCGGCCTCGACGCCGACCGCTTCGAGGCGGCGCTGCGCGCCACCGTCGCCCGCACCGACGCCCTGCGGCTGCGTTTCCACACCGACGCCGAGGGGACCGTCACCCAGTCCGTCGCCGACGACGTCCCCTTCACCCTGCACCGCGTCGACGTCAGCGCCGAGGACGACCCCGCGGCCGCCGCGGACGCCTGGATGCGCGACGTCATCGCCCGGCCCCTCGACGTGACCTGCGGCCGGCCCCTGTTCACCCAGGCGCTGTTCACCCTCGGCCCCGGCCGCCACCGCTGGTTCCAGCACGTGCACCACCTGCTCCTCGACGGGTACGGCTTCCGCCTCGTCGCCGAACGCGTGGCCGCCGCCTACCGCGCCGGAGCCGAAGCAGGCGACGCCGAAGCCGGTGACACCGAGCCCGGCATACGGGACCTGCTCGCCGCCGAGGCCGACTGGCGCGCCTCCGACGCCTACGCCCAGGACCGCGCCCACTGGCTCGCCACCCCCCGCCACACGCCCGTCACCCTCGCCGGCACCACCGCCCCGGCAGCGCCGGGCGCGCTGCGCCGCACCGCGTCCGCCGGACCCGAGGTGCTCGCCGGACTCGACGCCGTGGCCCGCGCCGCGGAGACCGGCCGGCAGGTCGCCTTCCCGGCCGCCGTCGCCGCCTACGTCCAGTGGCTGACGGGGGAGCGGACCGTCACCCTCGGCATGCCGGTCACCGCCCGCCGCACCTCCGCCGCCCGCCGCGCGCCCGGCACCGTCGCCAACGTGCCCGCACTGCACGTCGAACCGCGCCCCGCCGCCCCGCTCGCCGAACTGGTCGCCTCCGTGCGCGACGCCCTCGAGCCGCTGCTGCGCCACCAGCGCTACCCCTACGAGGAGGCGCGCCGCGAGCTCGGCGCGGTCGGCGAACGGGCCTACGGCCCCGTCGTCAACGTCATGCCCTACGGGCGCGCCCTGGACTTCGGCGGCCCGGCGGCGTCCGTGCACCCGGTGTCCACCGGCCCCGTGGAGGACCTGAAGTTCTCCGTGTACGAGGAGCCCGACGGCTCCGGCGCGCGGATCGACCTCGAGGCCAACGCGGCCGTGTACGGCGAGAGCGAGACCGACGCCCATCTGGCGCGCTTCGTCCGTTTCCTGGGCGCCTTCGCCGAGGCGGGCCCGGACACGCCGCTCGGCCGGATCCACGCGGCGGCCCCCGCCGCCCCCGCCGCCGCGGCGCCCACCACCGGCGGCCCCGCGCTGCACACCCTGTTCGCCGCCCGCGCCGCGGCCACCCCCCACGCGGTGGCCGTCAGCCACGACGGAGACCACCTCACCTACGCGCAGCTCGACGCCCGCGCCAACCGCCTCGCCCACCGGCTCGTCGAGCAGGGCGCAGGCCCCGAACGGCTCGTCGCCCTCACCCTGCCGCGCTCCCTCGACCTGGTCGTCGCCCTGCTCGCGGTCCTCAAATCCGGCGCCGCCTACCTGCCGCTCGACCCCGACTACCCGGCCGACCGGCTGGCCTGGATGCTCGAGGACGCGGCCCCCGTCCTCGTCCTCGACCCGCAGGCGATGACCGAGGACCTCGCCGGCTACCCGGACACCGCCCCGCGTACCGCCGTGGACGGCGCCCACCCCGCCTACGTCATCTACACCTCCGGCTCCACCGGCCGCCCCAAGGGCGTCGTGATCCCGCACAGCAACGTGGTGCGCCTGTTCACCTCCACCGACCACTGGTTCGGCTTCGGCCCCGACGACGTGTGGACCCTCTTCCACTCCTACGCCTTCGACTTCTCCGTCTGGGAGATCTGGGGCGCCCTGCTGCACGGCGGCCGGCTCGTCGTCGTCCCGTACCACGTCAGCCGCTCGCCCGGGGACTTCCTCGACCTGCTGGCCCGCGAGAAGGTCACCGTCCTCAACCAGACACCGACCGCCTTCCACCAGCTCGACGCCGCCGACCGGGCCCGTACCGCCGCCCCCGAACTGGCCCTCAGGTACGTCGTGTTCGGCGGCGAGGCTCTCGACGTGGCCCGTCTCGCCGACTGGTACGCCCGCCGCGGCACGGCCGCCCGCCTGGTCAACATGTACGGCATCACCGAGACCACCGTGCACGTCACGCACGCCCCCCTCGGCCCCGGCCACGCCGTCCCCGGCACCCCCTCCCTGCTCGGCGGCCCCATCCCCGACCTCACCCCCCGCGTCCTGGACGCCGCCCTGCGGCCCGTGCCGCCCGGCTTCACCGGCGAGCTGTACGTCGCCGGGGCGGGCCTGGCCCGCGGCTACCTGAACCGGCCCGCGCTGACCGCCCAGCGGTTCCCCGCCGACCCCTACGGGGCGCCCGGCACCCGCATGTATCGCACCGGCGACCTGGTGCGCCACCTCGACGACGGCACGTACGCCTACCTGGGCCGCGGCGACGACCAGGTCAAGATCCGCGGCTTCCGGATCGAACTCGGCGAGATCGAGAACGTCCTCGCCACCCACCCCGGCGTCGCCCAGGCCGCCGCCGTCGTCCGCGAGGACCGGCACGGCGACCTGCGGCTGGCCGCCTACGCCGTCCCCACCCCCGGGACCGAACCCGACGTGGCCGGCTGGCGCGCCCTGCTGGCCGGGCAACTGCCCGCGCACAGCCTGCCCGCCTCCTTCACGCTCCTCGCCGCGCTGCCGCTGACCGCCAACGGCAAACTCGACCGGGCGGCCCTGCCCGCCCCGCAGGCACCCGCCCCCGAGACCGCCGACGAGCCCGCCCCGGCCGCCGACCCCGGCGAGGCGGCCCTGCGCCGCATCTTCGCCGACACCCTCGGCACCCCGCGGGTGGGCGCGGACAGCGACTTCTTCACCCTCGGCGGCCACTCGCTGCTCGCCGGACGCCTCATCGCCGCCGTACGCGACACCCTCGGCGCCGAGATCACCATCCAGGACCTCTTCGAGGCCCCCACCCCCGCCGGCCTCGCCGCCCGGGTGCGCACCGCCGCCACCGGCCGCCCGCCGCTCGTGCCCAGGGACCACGGCGACGGCCCCCGCCCCACCTCCTACGCCCAGCACCGCATGTGGGTGCTGCGCGAGGTCGAGGGCGCCGCACCCACCTACAACATGCCGCTCGCGCTGCGCCTTTCCGGCACCTTGAACCGCACCGCGCTGCGCGCCGCCCTCTACGACGTCGTCGTCCGGCACGAGAGCCTGCGCACCGTCTACCCGCGCGGCGAGCACGGCGTCACCCCCCGGCTGCTGCCGCCCGAGCAGGCCCGCCCCTGGGTCATCGAGTCCCGCGTCGACGACGAACAGCTCCCCGCCGCCCTGACCGCCGCCGCCCGCGAACCGTTCAACCTCGACTGCCAACTCCCCATACGGGCCCACCTGTTCACCCTGCCCGGCGGGGACAGCGTGCTGCTGCTGCTGATGCACCACGTCGCCGGCGACGGCTGGTCGCTGCGCCCCCTGCTCGGCGACCTGTCCACCGCCTACGCCGCCCGGCTCGCCGCCCGCGCCCCCGACTTCCCGCCGCTGCCCGTCAGCTACGCCGACTTCGCCGTGTGGCAGCGCGAACTCCTCGGCGACGAGCACGACCCCGACAGCCTCGCCGCCCGCCAGCTCGCCCACTGGGAGAGCACCCTGGCCGGCCTGCCCGACCAGCTCGAGCTGCCCGCCGACTTCCCCCGCCCGCCCGTCGCCGAACACCGCGGCGGCTCCGTGCCCCTGGCCGTCCCGCCGCAGCTGCACGCCCGGCTCGACACGTTCGCCCGCGCCCACGGCGCCACCTGCCACATGGTGCTCCAGGCCGCCCTCGCCGCCCTGCTCACCCGCCTCGGCGCCGGTACCGACATCCCCATCGGCTGCCCCACCGCCTCCCGCCCCGACAGCGCCCTCGACGACCTGGTGGGATTCTTCGTCAACCCGGTCGTGCTGCGCGCCGACACCTCCGGCGATCCCACCTTCACCGAGCTGCTGGCCCGGGTGCGCGCCACCGCGCTGGCCGCCTACGCCCACCAGGACGTGCCCTTCGACCGGGTCGTCGAACGCCTCCAGCCCGAGCGGTCCGCCGCCCGCCACCCCCTGTTCCAAGTGGTGCTGTCCTACCAGGACTTCGAGGCCCGGGCACACCTGAAGGGCCTGGACGTGCGGCGCGAGGACGTCGACTTCGGCGTCGCCAAGTTCGACCTCACCTTCAACCTCGTCGAACACCGCGGCGACGGCGAGGAGTTCGCCGGCATCGACGGCGACCTCGAGTACGACACCGCCCTGTACGAGCGGGCCACCGCCGAAGCCCTCACCGGCCGGCTGCTGCGGCTCCTCGACGCCGTCGTCACCGACCCGCAGGCGCCGGTCGGCTCCCACGACCTCCTCGAAGAGGCCGAACACGCCCGCCTGGCAGCCTTCAACGACACCGCCCGGCCCGTGCCGCGAGCCGGCCTCGCCGAACTCTTCACCGCCCAGGCCCGCCGCACCCCCGATGCGGTCGCCGTCGTCGGCGACGACGGCACCGAACTCACCTACGCCGAACTCGACGCCCGCTCCGGCGCCCTCGCCCGGCGGCTCGCCGCCGCCGGCGCCGGCCGCGAGTCGGCCGTCGCCGTCCTCCAGCAGCGCTCGGTGCACCTGGTCGTGTCCCTGCTCGCCGTCCTCAAGGCGGGCGGCTTCTACGTGCCGCTCAACACCCGCTACCCGGCCGACCGGATGCGCCTGATCACCGCCGACGTCAAGGCCCGGGTCCTGCTCACCGACCGGGCCACCGACACCGCGCACGAGTGCCGCTCCTGGGCGGGCGACGCCGACGTCCTCGTCGTCGACGAACTGCCCACCGGCGGCGAGCCGCTGCCCGTGGTGCCCGCGCACCCGCACCAGCTCGCCTACGTGATGTACACCTCCGGCTCCACCGGCAACCCCAAGGGCGTCGCCATCACCCACGGCGACGTCGCCGCCCTGGCCGCCGACACCTGCTGGCGCACCGGCAACCAGCAGCGGGTCCTGCTGCACTCCCCGTACTCCTTCGACACCTCCCAGTACGAACTGTGGGTGCCGCTGCTGTCCGGCGGGACGGTCGTCGTCGCACCACCCGGCGACCTGGACACCCGCGCCCTCGAGCGGGCGATCGTCGACGGCGGCGTCACCGGCATGTGGCTCACCTCCGGCCTGTTCAACCTGCTCGCGGAGGAGAGCCCGCACTGCTTCACCGGCGTGCGCGAGGTGTGGACCGGAGGCGACGTCGTCTCCCCGGCCGCTGTCGCCCGGGTGCTGGCCGCCTCCCCCTCGACCATGGTCGCCGACGGCTACGGCCCCACCGAGACCACCACCTTCGCCACCCACCACTTCATGCGCGCCCCGTGGCAGCAGGAGACCACCGTCCCCATCGGCACCCCCCTGGACAACACCACCTGCCACGTCCTGGACGACCGGCTGCGGCCCGTACCGCCCGGCGTCACCGGCGAGCTGTACATCGGCGGCTCGGGCCTCGCCCGCGGCTACCTGAACCGCCCCGAGCTGACCGCCGAACGGTTCGTCGCCGACCCCTACGCCCCCGGCGGGCGCATGTACCGCACCGGCGACCTGGTGCGCCTGCGGCGCGACGGCGTCCTCACCTTCCTCGGCCGCGCCGACCACCAGGTCAAGGTCCGCGGCTTCCGCATCGAACTCGGCGAGATCGAATCCGTCCTCGGCGCCCACCCCGGCATCGCGCAGAGCGCCGTCCTCGTACGCGAGGACCGGCCCGGCGACAAACGCCTCGTCGCCTACGTCGTCCCCGCGCCCGGCGCCACCGCCGACGCCACCGTGCTGCGCCGGCACGTCGCCGCCGCGCTGCCCGACTACATGGTGCCCGCCGCGTTCGTCCCCCTCGACGCACTGCCGCTGACCGGCAACGGCAAACTCGACCGCCGCGCCCTGCCCGTCCCCGACTTCGGCGCCGCCGACAGCGCCGGCCGCGCCCCGCGCACCCCCCGCGAGGAACTCCTCGCCGTGCTGTTCGCCGAGGTCCTCGGCATCGAGAAGGTCTCCATCGACGACAGCTTCTTCGACCGCGGCGGCGACAGCATCATGGTCATCCAGCTCGTCGGCCGCGCCCGGCGCGCCGGACTGCTGCTGAACGCCGCGCAGATCTTCGAGCACAAGACCGTCGCCCAGCTCGCACCCGTCGCCGAGACGCTCGCCGACACCACCCGCGAGGAACCCGCCGCCGTCGCCGCGACCGGCGACGTACCGCTCACCCCGATCATGCACTGGCTGCGCGAACGCGGCGGCCCCGTCGACGCGTTCAGCCAGACGATGGCCGTCACCGTCCCCGCCGGCCTGGACCGGGAACGGCTCGTGGCCGCCCTGCAGACACTGATCGACCACCACGACGCACTGCGCGCGGTGTTCTCCCGCGACGACGCCGACTGGACGATGCGGATCGAGGCGCCCGGCACCGTGGACGCCGCGGACTGGGTGCGCCACGTGGACGCCGCCGGCCTCGACGAGCAGGCCCTCGCCGCCCTGACCACGGCCGAGGCCGCGGCCGCCCGCGAGCGTCTCGCGCCCTTCGCCGGCCGCGGCGGGCAGGCCGTCTGGCTCGACGCAGGACCCCACCGCCCCGGCCGTCTGCTGCTGACCCTGCACCACCTCGTCGTCGACGGCGTCTCCTGGCGCATCCTGCTCCCCGACCTGAAGGCCGCCTGGGAAGCCACCGCCCCCGGCTCCGCCGCCCCCGCCCTGCCGCCCGTCACCACCTCCTTCCGGGCCTGGGCCCACCACCTGGAGCAGCAGGCCGGGCGCCCCGAGCGGGCCGCCGAACTGGCCCTGTGGACCGGGATGCTCGCGGCCGGCAGCCCACCGGTGACCGCACAGCCGCTCGACGGCCGGCTCGACACCGCCGCCACCGCCCGCGGCCTCACCCTCACCCTCGACACGACCACCACGGCCGCGCTGCTGACCACCGCGCCCGCCGCGTTCAACGGCCGCGTCGACGACATCCTGCTCACCGCGTTCGCGCTCGCCGTCACCGACTGGCGACGGCGCCGCGGACTGGGCGACAGCGACGCCGTCCTGACCGACGTCGAAGGACACGGCCGCGAACCGGGCACCAGCGGCGCCGAACTCTCCCGCACCGTCGGCTGGTTCACCAGCCTCTACCCGGTCCGGCTCGCCCTCGGCACCCTCGACGCGGCCGACGCCCTCGCCGGCGGACCCGCCGCGGGAACAGCCGTCAAACGCATCAAGGAAGCCCTGCGGCAGATCCCCGACGGCGGCATCGGCCACGGCCTGCTGCGCCACCTGGACCCCCGCACCGGCCGCAGCCTCGCCGCGCTCGCCCCGTACGGCACCCCGCCGCTCGGCTTCAACTACCTGGGCCGCTTCCCCGCCGAGGGCGCCGACGGCCTGTGGAGCGCCGCCCCCGACGCCGAGGCGATCGGCGACGGCACCGACCCCCGCCTGCCCCTCGCACACGCCGTCGAGGTCAACGCCCTCACCCTCGACGAGCCCGCCGGGCCCCGCCTGAAGGCCACCTGGACCTTCGCCGGCCGCCTCCTCGACGAGCCGGCCGTACGCGACCTGGGCGAGACGTGGTTCCGCGCCCTGAACGCACTCGTCACTCATGCCGAACGCCCGGAGGCGGGCGGCATCACCCCCTCCGACCTGTCCCTGGTCCAGCTCAGCCAGGACCAGATCGACCAGCTCGAAGCCGCGTGGAAGGTGTCCCCATGA
- a CDS encoding response regulator transcription factor — MTEAGTGLGRTAPAHGGKASVLRMLPGGATAAPGVRLFLVGGDALARAGIRSLLDGQGGISVIGEDEPGPRALAALRAQAPDVLVVHGLREAHEADALLREVDPGIRVLTVGGAEPKGRTTAVLHGHLPHSTTSQQLAAAVSLAAAGYSLTRGPLPPTTTEPAPAATPEKAAPRPRAAATVSDVPPEQLTGRECQILDLVARGLSNTEIAQSLTLSEHTVKTHVQNLLNKLRLRNRVHVAIYAFETGLR, encoded by the coding sequence ATGACGGAAGCAGGAACCGGCCTCGGCCGGACGGCGCCCGCGCACGGCGGCAAGGCCTCCGTCCTGCGCATGCTGCCCGGCGGGGCGACCGCCGCACCGGGAGTGCGGCTGTTCCTCGTCGGCGGTGACGCGCTCGCCCGGGCCGGGATCCGCTCCCTGCTCGACGGGCAGGGCGGCATCAGTGTCATAGGGGAGGACGAGCCCGGCCCGCGGGCCCTGGCAGCGTTGCGGGCCCAGGCGCCCGACGTGCTCGTCGTCCACGGGCTGCGCGAGGCGCACGAGGCCGACGCGCTGCTGCGCGAGGTCGACCCCGGCATACGGGTGCTCACCGTCGGCGGGGCCGAGCCCAAGGGCCGGACCACGGCCGTCCTGCACGGCCATCTGCCCCACTCCACCACCTCCCAGCAGCTGGCCGCCGCCGTCTCACTGGCCGCCGCCGGCTACTCGCTGACCCGAGGCCCGCTGCCCCCCACCACCACCGAACCCGCCCCGGCCGCCACGCCGGAGAAGGCCGCACCCCGGCCCCGGGCCGCCGCCACCGTCTCCGACGTGCCGCCCGAGCAGCTCACCGGCCGCGAGTGCCAGATCCTCGACCTGGTGGCCCGCGGACTGTCCAACACCGAGATCGCCCAGTCGCTGACGCTGTCCGAACACACCGTCAAGACCCATGTGCAGAACCTGCTGAACAAGCTGCGGCTGCGCAACCGCGTGCACGTGGCCATCTACGCCTTCGAGACCGGCCTGCGCTGA
- a CDS encoding hemerythrin domain-containing protein yields METFTGHGDRLAAFGNQLIAVHLWLREELARLADDVDAFLEGGERPRELRAHCLTFCSAVRRHHTEEDDAAFPALAQQFPELRPVLEELENDHHTVADILRRIEELLGGLGTGEGALPAQEVRKELDGLAALLESHFVYEEKKIVTALNGLSAPLPGGVVLQDVIQDVSGQE; encoded by the coding sequence ATGGAGACATTCACCGGTCACGGCGACCGGCTCGCGGCATTCGGCAACCAGCTGATCGCGGTCCATCTGTGGCTGCGCGAGGAACTGGCGCGGCTCGCCGACGACGTCGACGCCTTCCTGGAGGGCGGCGAACGGCCGCGGGAGCTGCGGGCCCACTGCCTGACGTTCTGCTCCGCGGTGCGCCGCCACCACACCGAGGAGGACGACGCCGCCTTCCCCGCGCTGGCGCAGCAGTTCCCGGAACTGCGGCCGGTGCTGGAGGAGTTGGAGAACGACCACCACACGGTGGCGGACATCCTGCGCCGCATCGAGGAGCTGCTGGGCGGCCTCGGCACGGGCGAGGGCGCGCTGCCCGCGCAGGAGGTGCGCAAGGAACTGGACGGTCTGGCGGCCCTGTTGGAGTCCCACTTCGTGTACGAGGAGAAGAAGATCGTCACGGCCCTGAACGGCCTGTCCGCGCCGCTGCCGGGCGGCGTGGTCCTCCAGGACGTCATCCAGGACGTGTCCGGGCAGGAGTAG
- a CDS encoding 4'-phosphopantetheinyl transferase family protein, which translates to MNEQRISTPIHVPRPAGPWQGVHENLTRTGNAVVHTTWGEWLPAALTAPRLRRLLGRDWTRYRRIPDATVRFRFVAARLLMKHTAAAALRVDPETLDLAYRLGGRPYLRGFDQIDLSLTHTGDLMAVGLSRHGRIGVDAEPADRRMRFDLLQAQMCTPTEAAELAPLPEREQTAQTLRLWTLKEAYTKALGQGMRLGFTEFGFGLRSGRLLAPDGSPATRGEWAFATHPALGGRYLLSVACHDAGLDPADDTSARTMLDPGFLAAMAHHQH; encoded by the coding sequence ATGAACGAGCAGAGGATCAGCACACCGATCCACGTGCCCCGGCCCGCCGGGCCGTGGCAGGGCGTGCACGAGAACCTGACCCGGACGGGAAACGCGGTCGTGCACACCACCTGGGGCGAATGGCTGCCCGCCGCGCTCACCGCACCCCGCCTGCGCCGGCTGCTGGGCCGCGACTGGACCCGCTACCGCCGCATCCCCGATGCGACGGTGCGCTTCCGCTTCGTCGCCGCCCGGCTGCTGATGAAACACACCGCGGCCGCGGCCCTGCGCGTCGACCCCGAGACCCTCGACCTCGCCTACCGCCTCGGCGGCCGCCCCTACCTGCGCGGCTTCGACCAGATCGACCTGAGCCTGACCCACACCGGCGACCTCATGGCCGTCGGCCTCAGCCGCCACGGCCGCATCGGCGTCGACGCAGAACCGGCCGACCGCCGCATGCGGTTCGACCTCCTCCAGGCCCAGATGTGCACCCCCACGGAGGCCGCCGAACTCGCCCCGCTGCCCGAGCGCGAACAGACCGCCCAGACCCTGCGCCTGTGGACCCTCAAAGAGGCCTACACCAAGGCCCTCGGCCAGGGCATGCGCCTGGGCTTCACCGAGTTCGGCTTCGGCCTGCGCAGCGGCCGCCTGCTGGCCCCCGACGGCTCACCCGCCACCCGCGGCGAATGGGCCTTCGCCACGCACCCCGCGCTCGGCGGCCGCTACCTGCTGTCCGTCGCCTGCCACGACGCCGGCCTCGACCCGGCCGACGACACCTCGGCCCGCACCATGCTCGACCCGGGCTTCCTGGCGGCGATGGCGCACCACCAGCACTGA